In a single window of the Pieris rapae chromosome 9, ilPieRapa1.1, whole genome shotgun sequence genome:
- the LOC110992800 gene encoding uncharacterized protein LOC110992800 produces the protein MAYYKKTPLKIYIQDVFRAKQSEHNKYVYEIFGKPFKNVMLHGVITSVSNASTKSSYIQLSDATANIQVYCNSEKNNNKLPPNCIDELEELNVKNYKIGDRRVRTKSFMLKKIKEKEKNKLKFKKGDFISIIGDIFVDNLTEERMIAAYEWYITSIERDLIWMEELIYLYKNCYNKNPNLVF, from the exons ATGGCTTATTACAAGAAAACTCctcttaaaatatacatacaagatGTTTTTCGGGCCAAGCAATCGGAGcacaataaatatgtttacgaAATATTTGGCAaaccatttaaaaatgttatgttacaTGGGGTGATTACATCAGTATCTAATGCTTCGACTAAATCTAGTTATATTCAATTAAGCGACGCTACAG CAAACATACAAGTCTACTGCAACagtgagaaaaataataataaattaccacCTAATTGCATAGATGAGCTTGAGGaacttaatgttaaaaattataaaattggaGATAGGAGGGTTAGAACTAAGtcttttatgttaaaaaaaattaaagagaaagaaaaaaacaaattgaagtTTAAAAAAGGAGATTTTATAAGCATAATTGGAGATATATTTGTTGATAATTTAACAGAAGAAAGGATGATAGCAGCATATGAATGGTATATTACAAGCATAGAAAGAGATCTTATTTGGATGGAagaattgatatatttatataaaaactgttataataaaaaccccAATTtggtgttttaa
- the LOC110993012 gene encoding uncharacterized protein LOC110993012, with protein MITLFILIALVKSQEIPNPSHQFAPTHYNYHSNPVRQYLEEVSSKPTKKGPVLFPNDAPPPPKPPLVVTSRPLAESIARSELNNSIADSSYISPVTYRPSFGNYNSLGYTNQQPGEQYKTGVSSEQDYSEGQNYAFSYIVKDQKNGDDFSHKQQSVGSSTNGEYRVRLPDGRLQIVSYTADDNGYKANVRYDEQSVDNPIYQSNVNYVDNVHNEYSKPAPTYNVNNLDNTNYDFGKINYRDEIPVKENQYDSKEYYDYSAENYKNELYNPVSTVGPYVQENYESTVAPYQEITRTTAAPYYQQSLYTSTAPFQYNSQLFQVNPTQSSSTTVRPAYDEIKHLFTTPNYKNIEINSPSSLSADDFVLIGNKNSYNYDLGLNQGFVTSTPASYVASSLSNLNDRINSKPVLSNSYIDRINKYLRFK; from the exons ATGATTACCCTGTTCATCCTCATAGCGCTGGTAAAAAGTCAAGAAATACCAAACCCATCCCATCAGTTTGCTCCGACTCATTATAATTACCATTCAAACCCAGTAAGACAGTATCTTGAAGAAGTCAGCTCGAAACCTACCAA gaaagGGCCAGTCTTATTCCCCAACGATGCCCCACCGCCCCCTAAGCCTCCACTAGTGGTAACTTCTCGTCCCCTGGCAGAGTCCATAGCAAGGAGTGAACTGAACAATTCAATAGCCGATTCCTCTTACATAAGCCCCGTGACGTATCGACCAAGTTTCGGAAATTACAATAGCTTAGGCTATACG AATCAACAACCAGGAGAACAATACAAGACAGGTGTATCGTCAGAGCAAGATTATAGTGAG ggACAAAACTATGCCTTTTCGTACATAGTTAAGGACCAGAAAAACGGCGATGATTTCTCACACAAACAACAAAGCGTGGGATCCTCTACAAACGGCGAGTACAGGGTTCGACTGCCCGATGGAAGATTGCAAATCGTCTCCTATACGGCCGATGACAACGGCTATAAAGCCAATGTCAGATATGACGAACAGTCGGTTGATAACCCTATATACCAAAGCAATGTCAACTATGTGGACAACGTACATAATGAATACAGCAAACCGGCACCCACTTATAACGTAAACAATTTAGACAACACCAATTATGATTtcggtaaaattaattatagagaTGAGATACCCGTTAAAGAAAATCAGTATGATTCTAAGGAATATTACGATTATTCcgctgaaaattataaaaatgaattatataacCCGGTATCAACTGTAGGTCCCTATGTTCAAGAGAATTATGAAAGTACTGTGGCCCCATATCAGGAAATCACTCGCACAACAGCAGCACCATATTATCAACAGAGTTTGTACACTTCAACCGCCCCGTTTCAATATAATTCACAGCTATTCCAAGTGAATCCTACCCAGTCCTCGTCGACAACAGTTAGGCCAGCGtatgatgaaataaaacacttatttacaaccccaaattacaaaaatattgaaataaacagcCCATCATCATTATCTGCAgatgattttgtattaataggTAACAAAAACTCTTATAACTATGATTTGGGATTAAATCAAGGCTTTGTGACTTCTACTCCAGCGTCGTATGTTGCATCGTCTTTGAGTAATTTAAATGACAGGATCAATTCAAAGCCTGTATTATCTAACAGTTATATtgatagaataaataaatatttacgctTCAAATAG
- the LOC110993112 gene encoding lactoylglutathione lyase isoform X2: protein MANQGLSPQEIEALCKTPNPATKEFIFQQTMYRIKDPRKSIPFYTGVLGMTLLKQLHFPEMKFSLFFMGYENSNEIPLDEKERTSWAMSRKATLELTYNWGTENNDSNYHNGNSDPRGFGHIGIMVPDVDAACARFEEQNVKFIKKPQDGKMKGLAFIQDPDGYWIEIFNANCVSQ, encoded by the exons ATGGCGAACCAGGGACTTTCACCCCAAGAAATCGAGGCGTTATGTAAAACTCCAAATCCTGCTACAAAG gagtttatttttcaacaaaCCATGTACCGCATCAAGGACCCACGAAAGTCTATACCATTCTACACTGGAGTACTTGGTATGACCTTATTAAAACAGCTTCATTTTCCAGAAATGAAGTTCTCGTTATTCTTCATGGGATATGAAAACTCCAATGAAATACCATTAGATGAAAAAGAAAGGACTTCTTGGGCTATGTCAAGAAAAGCCACTTTGGAGCTAACATA CAATTGGGGCACTGAGAATAATGATTCTAACTATCACAATGGTAACTCAGATCCTCGTGGGTTTGGACATATTGGAATCATGGTCCCCGATGTTGATGCTGCTTGCGCTAG atTTGAAGAGCAAAATGTGAAGTTCATTAAAAAACCCCAGGATGGCAAAATGAAGGGTTTGGCCTTCATTCAGGATCCGGATGGCTACTGGATCGAGATTTTCAATGCTAATTGTGTTAGCCAGTAA
- the LOC110993304 gene encoding uncharacterized protein LOC110993304: MHLGFFVFFMGVAPVYLKKEDRDPQELYENSNSRCPSNKILLDTLRYLKENLIDDTSLTLSPDNFKEVLDSTIQYLNSTYGSDEITGNHTSHLKTIIENFNHREKKEVLRSDSHFGILPETLKGSIGLQFQLPTINHPDCETLFKAIVNAINTAYLQMNSFCLKSGKCNVQSNNILHHGNAPWRGPHILSQINNLPSSNQLTNQSNIIDILGSYPQNGDVINLLQNYKPNTEYAFKSLPFWPEVKNNIPSVLPPSAQGNLFQQVQDDKVNNGNQNPDPLTILQSFRPKYIDMIKNHGLPIPQDKNNLWNILQHLRPNTSVSVNKNLPHSGHLVSTVNNGDITGNWNDLTRGQGLVEAMTVLNQPTGYMSIPGPQDVMNHPNGIFKTQNHTLLENNYTAPTPLFTSQFNMKPVYNNGDATQVNKNIADQTGNIPWDNDLRLNANFPIFLDNDVNRNIPTPQSGFNVHYIDQNVGVRPSYESNGFNMKPPMNIQTVKYTYDQGQPQVSQNGGQYLNQNYFNRIKQYYPTAPLNPNLKLQTSNTFIEKQISNPQFSNWHQNQEILQNPFQYRGMTNLPNNILNVNQFPHYQTGAQITDYTLANPNISKELIDLYRPAMTNGAKLNIAPNKNGIVELTFALQRPQSFVYKPLYYVKYRLPYQTYKYNVQNILQKRPFLRNSPTELYGELIEVANISESSQDLKHLAKEEISKLVVTNGALVKAKMIDELGDKKATIENDIKSVLRTASNLNPEEMLNATKRALNQVEEVINTTVSNTNTLNEETSELPVKVLNTRSIEYPFSNPHFSSSNYLGVGPFITKNNVVPPKSIN; encoded by the exons ATGCACCTgggattttttgtttttttcatgGGTGTTGCTCCGGTCTATCTAAAGAAagag gATCGTGATCCACAGGAACTTTATGAAAACTCCAATAGTAGATGTCCAAGCAATAAGATTTTACTGGATACATTAAGatacttaaaagaaaatttaattgatgaTACAAGTTTGACTTTAAGTCCAGATAATTTCAAAGAAGTATTAGACAGTAcgattcaatatttaaactcAACTTATGGAAGTGATGAAATCACCGGTAACCATACATCGCATTTGAAGACAATAATTGAAAACTTCAATCACAGAGAGAAGAAAGAGGTGCTCAGAAGTGATTCACATTTTGGAATTCTACCAGAAACACTAAAGGGAAGTATAGGCCTACAATTTCAATTGCCAACAATAAATCATCCCGACTGTGAAACACTTTTCAAAGCAATTGTTAATGCCATTAATACTGCTTACCTACAAATGAATAGCTTTTGTCTAAAATCCGGTAAATGCAatgtacaaagtaataatattttgcatCATGGAAATGCACCTTGGCGAGGTCCACATATTTTGTCgcagataaataatttaccgtCCTCGAATCAATTAACCAACCaatctaatataattgatatctTAGGATCGTATCCACAAAACGGTGATGTAATAAACTTACTCCAAAATTATAAGCCGAATACCGAATATGCCTTCAAAAGCCTGCCGTTTTGGCcagaagttaaaaataatatcccCAGTGTTCTACCGCCTTCAGCGCaaggtaatttatttcaacagGTTCAAGATGATAAAGTGAACAATGGCAACCAAAACCCAGATCCCTTGACTATACTTCAGAGTTTTAGGCCGAAGTACATTGACATGATTAAAAATCATGGATTACCGATTCCTcaagataaaaacaatttatggaATATTCTTCAACATTTAAGACCAAACACGTCTGtatctgtaaataaaaatttgcctCATTCTGGACACCTAGTTTCAACAGTAAATAATGGAGATATTACGGGGAATTGGAATGACTTAACGAGAGGTCAGGGCTTAGTAGAGGCTATGACGGTTTTAAATCAACCTACAGGATATATGAGTATACCAGGCCCTCAAGACGTAATGAACCATCCGAATGGTATCTTTAAAACTCAAAATCACACTTTACTAGAAAACAACTACACTGCACCGACTCCTTTGTTTACATCCCAGTTCAATATGAAACCCGTTTACAATAATGGAGATGCGACACAAGTGAATAAGAATATTGCGGATCAGACAGGCAATATACCATGGGACAACGACTTACGCCTTAATGCAAACTTTCCAATTTTTTTAGACAATGACGTCAACAGGAATATACCTACACCGCAGTCGGGCTTTAATGTTCATTATATTGATCAAAATGTGGGTGTACGGCCTAGTTATGAAAGTAATGGTTTTAATATGAAGCCTCCGATGAATATTCAAACTGTAAAGTATACTTATGACCAAGGGCAACCGCAAGTGAGTCAAAATGGAGGACAATATTTGAATCAGAACTACTTTAACCgaataaaacaatactatCCAACTGCACCTCTCAACCCTAATCTGAAACTTCAAACTTCAAATAcgtttatagaaaaacaaatttctaaTCCGCAATTTTCAAATTGGCATCAAAATcaggaaatattacaaaatccTTTTCAGTATCGCGGCATGACAAATTTACCgaataatatcttaaatgtAAATCAATTTCCACATTATCAAACAGGAGCTCAAATAACAGATTACACACTTGCAAATCCTAATATTTCTAAAGAGTTGATCGATTTGTATCGCCCAGCTATGACGAATGGGGCTAAATTGAACATCGCACCTAATAAAAATGGTATAGTTGAGCTAACGTTTGCGTTACAACGTCCACAATCGTTTGTTTATAAGCCTCTGTACTATGTCAAGTATAGACTTCCGTATCAAACGTATAAGTATAACGTCCAAAACATTCTTCAAAAAAGACCATTCTTACGTAACAGCCCGACCGAATTATATGGAGAGTTAATTGAAGTTGCTAATATCAGTGAATCATCGCAAGATCTAAAACATTTAGCAAAAGAGGAAATATCTAAACTTGTTGTTACTAACGGTGCGTTAGTGAAAGCTAAGATGATAGATGAATTGGGAGACAAGAAAGCAACGATagaaaatgatataaaaagcGTACTACGTACAGCTTCGAATTTAAATCCGGAAGAAATGCTAAACGCTACAAAAAGGGCTTTAAATCAAGTGGAAGAAGTAATAAATACTACAGtttcaaatacaaatacactCAACGAAGAAACCTCCGAGTTACCggttaaagttttaaataccaGGTCTATAGAATACCCATTTTCCAATCCACATTTCTCTAGCTCTAATTATTTAGGAGTCGGACCATTTATTACGAAAAATAATGTAGTACCGCCAAAATCTATTAACTAG
- the LOC110992867 gene encoding ceramide phosphoethanolamine synthase translates to MMWPSSQASKILTVLLLLVVVYCIFMDALLYLRIEKYGLDQFEQLENDTQDSSTSKSIYRNYDDEVWIPCSINPLCHPTVKALMVDHINHYIYGPLCSILDIALGISDRLLFLTPNMISFTHVVIALIGAKLLTCQNLAARRIGIILFQIRMFLDDLDGHVARERKHIKGERSEVGTLGYWVDGICDLLGVICMMVGIMLYLKNNPPRRGYKGTPVSTLPYHQLKEINSSEDIEKDHTTDIGISYKTKVSFQRIVQVIGLFSGQMLLSSLAWNRYIDLYQNLLENCVEYDIVRRITAFKSTKFYVATGMWRIVNPHSYLHLLSLAVFCDKTWGFLKAVHYSGYIGLVIAAAASEYFTENIRYFVVNGLDV, encoded by the coding sequence atgatGTGGCCTTCGTCTCAAGCTAGTAAAATTCTCACAGTTTTACTCTTACTAGTCGTCgtttactgtatttttatggACGCGCTTCTGTACTTACGGATAGAAAAATATGGGTTGGACCAGTTTGAACAATTAGAAAATGACACTCAAGACTCCTCGACATCCAAGAGTATTTATAGGAATTATGACGACGAAGTCTGGATCCCATGCAGCATTAATCCCTTGTGTCACCCGACCGTGAAGGCACTCATGGTCGATCACATAAATCACTACATTTATGGACCGCTATGCTCGATTCTGGATATAGCTTTAGGAATATCTGATagacttttatttttgacacCGAACATGATATCGTTCACCCATGTTGTTATCGCTCTCATTGGAGCCAAACTTTTAACTTGTCAAAACTTGGCTGCTCGGCGTattggaataatattatttcaaataagaatgtttttaGATGACCTCGACGGTCACGTGGCTAGGGAAAGAAAGCACATTAAAGGGGAGAGATCGGAAGTCGGGACATTGGGGTATTGGGTCGACGGTATTTGTGATTTATTAGgggtaatatgtatgatggtGGGGATCATGTTGTATCTTAAGAATAATCCCCCGAGACGTGGCTACAAAGGTACACCAGTGAGCACTTTGCCTTATCATCAATTAAAGGAAATTAACTCGAGTGAAGATATCGAGAAAGATCATACGACTGATATAggaatttcatacaaaactaAAGTGTCCTTCCAGAGAATTGTTCAGGTGATAGGTCTATTTTCCGGGCAGATGCTCTTGTCTTCCCTCGCTTGGAATAGATATATTGACTTATATCAAAATCTGTTGGAAAATTGCGTTGAATACGATATTGTTAGGCGAATAACAGCCTTCAAATCTACAAAGTTCTATGTGGCGACGGGTATGTGGCGGATAGTCAACCCGCACAGTTATCTTCATTTGCTCTCTTTAGCAGTGTTTTGTGATAAAACGTGGGGTTTCTTGAAAGCTGTCCACTACAGCGGTTACATTGGCTTAGTGATTGCTGCTGCGGCTTCAGAGTATTTTACCgaaaatataagatattttgtcGTCAATGGGTTAGATGTATGA
- the LOC110993112 gene encoding uncharacterized protein LOC110993112 isoform X1: protein MKSLCYVLAINVVLSAANPLDARNASDESQTQSRKVKHTISRIFSVPNNQARTVHDGGYYDQLMKMLTSESVGTSKLEDKDKTSTDFTLLHTIKGVYPESESQNEIHLQTNKNIQTDGAVRILGTKERELNADILNEIIQNLTASNGGKQIRNGKLVIYYDENENPSQNVIEKNENVGNSRLKFANIIRIEEAIHNLFIQYKVPENIYYAIKAQNVDAKDRIKNLIIAFVKFIASEGQVNSDIINKVKILISDDNIDIDLGKLLMTSDANVGVINLDTDPPTNAVSDVIKNIFDGSDKVDSEKNEQISDVTRSLDFAVINELEPSKETPTVNLSVNAKVFTDPTVTSTSLNNLRDIVHKDNSQEIITTIEGNSNLLIPSKVYTKESVNPVVSNVTAKKNIHEAKKNTSDSILGTIIDYNLAKSKQQTERDNRNLLNPVGLQVVKGSITGNIKDMTKSKDILNQKRTQLHSLRTKLDFETLKRILNDVMGDSIPYLQQVDPNVPVFSNIPVEEYLNHNNGKPFLIYVVFPESEKSKMSDPVYHDTFIPTEKDNFYVVDDDIKAILTNYFKNSNTTPELSGENDSNSILHVIKDEIANKEVEQDIKDTKQRIPDKLSPDTIIDIIAKIKNSIGRHRQNKMQHSENTEKELMDYIIKKIYDSKVGKNKLNNEDNLLDIIETITHGTATDQQKKENDIYKQLLILFPNIGHGIIRKGIKTDRLDKLKELLLQLKHSPNDDNTRSITEDPNFFKKYLQAILNHKSANDIDITSEQERYLNLAEELIERMKYLQMELEKRNISRQTQRELIKKEVQEELLKINTDSIESCVKRANKLVELSIEKVLQKSIL, encoded by the exons ATGAAGTCGTTGTGCTACGTACTCGCTATAAACGTAGTTTTGAGTGCCGCTAATCCTTTg gaTGCAAGAAACGCCAGTGATGAATCTCAAACACAATCCAGAAAAGTAAAGCACACGATTTCAAGAATTTTCAGCGTACCTAACAACCAGGCGAGAACAGTTCACGATGGTGGATACTATGATCAGCTGATGAAAATGTTAACAAGCGAATCTGTGGGAACATCGAAATTGGAAGATAAAGACAAAACTAGTACAGATTTTACTTTACTCCATACAATAAAAGGTGTATATCCTGAGTCTGAATCGcaaaatgaaatacatttacaaacaaacaaaaatatacagacCGACGGTGCTGTACGTATACTTGGAACTAAAGAAAGAGAATTAAATGcagatatattaaatgaaattatacagAACCTTACGGCTTCAAATGGCGGTAAACAAATTCGAAATGGAAAATTAGTCATTTACTACGACGAAAACGAAAATCCCAGCCaaaatgtaattgaaaaaaacGAAAACGTTGGAAATTCGAGATTGAAATTTGCAAATATAATTCGTATTGAAGAAGcaatacacaatttatttatacagtataaagtgcctgaaaatatatattatgccaTAAAAGCACAAAATGTTGATGCAAAAGACCgcattaaaaatcttattattgcATTTGTCAAATTCATAGCCAGCGAAGGACAAGTAAATTCggatataataaacaaagtaaAGATTTTGATTTCTGAtgataatatagatatagatcTGGGGAAACTGCTTATGACATcg gACGCTAACGTTGGTGTTATCAATCTTGACACTGACCCACCAACAAATGCAGTTTCAGATGtcataaagaatatttttgatgGTTCAGATAAAGTTGATAGTGAAAAGAACGAACAGATATCCGATGTAACAAGAAGTTTAGATTTTGCTGTGATAAATGAACTTGAGCCCAGTAAGGAAACACCCACCGTAAACTTGTCAGTAAATGCAAAAGTTTTTACCGATCCAACAGTAACGTCTACATCGTTAAACAATTTAAGAGACATTGTACACAAAGACAATTCACAAGAAATTATAACAACTATAGAAggaaatagtaatttattaattcccTCTAAAGTTTACACAAAAGAAAGTGTAAATCCAGTGGTCTCAAATGTTACTGCTAAGAAAAATATCCATgaagcaaaaaaaaacacatctGACAGCATACTCGGGACAATTATCGATTATAACTTAGCAAAGTCTAAGCAAcagacagaaagagacaatcGAAATCTTTTAAACCCAGTAGGGCTTCAAGTTGTTAAAGGTTCTATAACCGGCAATATTAAAGACATGACAAAGAGCAAAGATATCTTAAATCAAAAGAGGACACAGCTTCATAGTTTAAGAACGAAGTTAGACTTTGAAACTttaaaaaggattttaaaCGATGTTATGGGTGATAGCATTCCATATTTACAACAAGTAGATCCAAATGTTCCTGTATTCTCAAATATACCTGTAGAAGAATACTTAAATCATAATAACGGAAAGCCATTCCTAATTTACGTTGTATTTCCAGAAtcagaaaaatctaaaatgtcTGACCCTGTATACCACGATACATTTATCCCCACtgaaaaagataatttttatgtagtaGATGATGATATTAAagctattttaacaaattatttcaaaaattccaATACGACACCTGAATTATCTGGAGAAAATGATTCAAATTCTATTTTACATGTAATCAAAGACGAAATCGCTAATAAGGAAGTAGAACAAGACATTAAGGATACCAAGCAACGTATACCCGATAAATTATCGCCAGACacaattattgatataatagCCAAAATCAAAAACTCAATTGGAAGACATCGccaaaataaaatgcaacatTCTGAAAATACCGAAAAGGAATTGatggattatattattaaaaaaatctatgacTCTAAAGtgggtaaaaataaattaaataacgaaGATAATCTCCTCGATATTATAGAAACGATAACTCATGGAACTGCCACTGATCAGCAGAAGAAAGAAAATGACATTTATAAGCAATTACTTATTCTATTTCCAAATATTGGCCACGGTATTATTCGAAAGGGCATAAAAACGGATagattagataaattaaaagaattgcTTTTGCAGCTAAAACATTCGCCCAATGACGACAACACTAGAAGTATAACAGAAGAtccaaatttctttaaaaaatatttgcaggCAATATTGAATCACAAAAGTGCAAACGATATTGATATAACAAGTGAACAAGAAAGATATCTTAATTTGGCAGAAGAACTTATAGAACGAATGAAATATCTTCAGATGGaattagaaaaaagaaatatctctCGTCAGACACAAAGagagcttattaaaaaagaagttCAAGAAGAACTTTTGAAAATCAACACAGATAGTATTGAATCCTGTGTTAAAAGAGCAAACAAATTAGTAGAATTAAGTATTGAAAAAGTACTTCAGAagagtatattataa